A stretch of the Actinotalea sp. JY-7876 genome encodes the following:
- a CDS encoding proline--tRNA ligase, giving the protein MLLRMSTLFVRTLREDPADAEVPSHRLLVRAGYIRRAAPGIYTWLPLGLRVLRKVEQVVREEMDAIGAQEVHFPALLPREPYEATGRWTEYGPNVFRLKDRKDADYMLAPTHEEVFTLLVKDLYSSYKDLPLALYQIQTKYRDEARPRAGLLRGREFVMKDAYSFDVDDAGLEASYHRHREAYLRIFARLGMDVAVVAAMSGAMGGSRSEEFLMPTPIGEDTFVRSPGGYAANVEAVTTPVPDAVPYDDAPAAHVEDTPDTPTIATLVDVANERFPRPDRPWTAADTLKNVVVVLEQPDGEREVVVIGLPGDREVDLKRLEAAVSPAEVATATEADFARHPELVKGYIGPGVLGRANTGREDAIRYLLDPRVVEGTRWITGADAPGRHVFDLVAGRDFTADGVVEAAEVRAGDPAPDGSGPLELARGIEMGHIFALGRKYADALGLKVLNENGKAVTVTMGSYGVGVSRAVAALAETNHDDAGLAWPATVAPAHVHLVATGKDAAVFAACEELAADLHGRGVEVLYDDRPKVSPGVKFADAELLGLPVLVVVGRGLAEGNVEVRLRRGADAGLAAGERPQAQQVPVGDVAAYVADLVAGLLER; this is encoded by the coding sequence ATGCTCCTGCGGATGTCGACCCTGTTCGTGCGCACCCTCCGGGAGGACCCGGCCGACGCCGAGGTCCCCAGCCACCGGCTGCTGGTCCGGGCGGGCTACATCCGCCGCGCCGCCCCCGGGATCTACACCTGGCTCCCGCTGGGTCTGCGGGTCCTGCGCAAGGTCGAGCAGGTCGTGCGCGAGGAGATGGACGCGATCGGCGCCCAGGAGGTGCACTTCCCGGCGCTCCTGCCGCGGGAGCCGTACGAGGCGACGGGTCGCTGGACCGAGTACGGGCCGAACGTCTTCCGCCTCAAGGACCGCAAGGACGCGGACTACATGCTCGCGCCCACCCACGAGGAGGTCTTCACCCTCCTCGTCAAGGACCTGTACTCCTCCTACAAGGACCTGCCGCTCGCGCTCTACCAGATCCAGACCAAGTACCGCGACGAGGCCCGGCCGCGCGCCGGCCTGCTCCGGGGCCGCGAGTTCGTCATGAAGGACGCGTACTCGTTCGACGTCGACGACGCCGGGCTGGAGGCCTCCTACCACCGCCACCGCGAGGCCTACCTGCGGATCTTCGCGCGGCTCGGGATGGACGTGGCCGTCGTGGCCGCGATGTCCGGTGCGATGGGCGGGTCGCGGTCGGAGGAGTTCCTCATGCCGACGCCGATCGGGGAGGACACCTTCGTGCGCTCGCCCGGGGGCTACGCGGCGAACGTCGAGGCGGTCACGACGCCCGTCCCCGACGCTGTGCCGTACGACGACGCCCCCGCGGCGCACGTGGAGGACACGCCCGACACGCCCACCATCGCGACGCTCGTCGACGTCGCGAACGAGCGCTTCCCGCGGCCCGACCGCCCGTGGACGGCCGCCGACACGCTCAAGAACGTCGTCGTCGTGCTCGAGCAGCCCGACGGCGAGCGCGAGGTGGTCGTCATCGGGCTGCCGGGAGACCGCGAGGTCGACCTCAAGCGCCTTGAGGCCGCCGTCTCGCCGGCCGAGGTGGCGACGGCGACCGAGGCGGACTTCGCCCGGCACCCCGAGCTGGTCAAGGGCTACATCGGCCCCGGCGTGCTCGGCCGGGCCAACACGGGCCGCGAGGACGCGATCCGCTACCTGCTCGACCCGCGTGTGGTCGAGGGGACCCGGTGGATCACGGGCGCCGACGCGCCCGGGCGGCACGTCTTCGACCTGGTCGCGGGCCGCGACTTCACGGCCGACGGCGTCGTCGAGGCCGCCGAGGTGCGCGCCGGCGACCCAGCCCCCGACGGCTCGGGCCCGCTCGAGCTCGCGCGCGGGATCGAGATGGGCCACATCTTCGCGCTCGGCCGCAAGTACGCGGACGCGCTCGGCCTCAAGGTGCTCAACGAGAACGGCAAGGCCGTCACCGTGACGATGGGCTCCTACGGGGTCGGCGTCTCGCGGGCCGTGGCGGCGCTCGCCGAGACGAACCACGACGACGCCGGCCTCGCGTGGCCGGCGACCGTCGCACCGGCCCACGTGCACCTCGTCGCGACCGGCAAGGACGCGGCGGTCTTCGCCGCGTGCGAGGAGCTCGCCGCGGACCTGCACGGCCGGGGCGTCGAGGTGCTCTACGACGACCGGCCCAAGGTCTCGCCCGGCGTGAAGTTCGCCGACGCCGAGCTGCTCGGCCTGCCGGTGCTCGTCGTGGTCGGTCGCGGGCTCGCGGAGGGCAACGTCGAGGTTCGCCTGCGCCGCGGGGCCGATGCCGGGCTCGCGGCGGGGGAGCGGCCGCAGGCGCAGCAGGTGCCCGTCGGGGACGTCGCCGCCTACGTCGCGGACCTGGTCGCCGGGCTGCTCGAGCGCTGA
- a CDS encoding type IV toxin-antitoxin system AbiEi family antitoxin domain-containing protein has product MTDTLLPAELHSIAATHDGVLRRSHLLAAGLTARDITSAVRAGRVVRLYRDTYRLPAADDGPGADFLATTVAVRQRHPDRVLTGVAAVAALGLPVFGRPRHVPVVHDPRGGASARSVTRTVAPPPADQLVRLPTGLVAGPARAALDAARLDGVVAGVVAADAALRAGMTTHGELGRVLASMSGLLGVHHARRCADLASAGSASPGESWSAVVLDTYGMPRAERQVALHDERGLIGVVDFLWSGAAVVGEFDGRVKYGRTNPSGRPPEEVLWDEKVREDRLRSRGYAVVRWTTADLRAPEHWITRLRRSLGA; this is encoded by the coding sequence ATGACCGACACCCTCCTGCCGGCGGAGCTGCACAGCATCGCCGCGACCCATGACGGCGTCCTGCGGCGCTCGCACCTGCTCGCCGCCGGCCTCACGGCGCGCGACATCACGTCGGCCGTCCGGGCGGGACGTGTCGTGAGGCTGTACCGCGACACCTACCGCCTGCCGGCCGCCGACGACGGTCCTGGGGCCGACTTCCTCGCGACGACCGTCGCCGTGCGTCAGCGGCACCCGGACCGCGTGCTCACCGGTGTCGCGGCCGTCGCGGCGCTGGGGCTGCCCGTCTTCGGACGACCGCGGCACGTCCCCGTCGTCCACGACCCGCGCGGCGGTGCGTCGGCCCGTTCGGTGACGCGCACGGTGGCACCCCCGCCGGCGGACCAGCTGGTCCGGCTGCCGACCGGGCTCGTGGCCGGACCTGCCCGCGCGGCCCTGGACGCGGCGCGCCTGGACGGCGTCGTGGCCGGCGTCGTCGCGGCGGACGCGGCGTTGCGCGCCGGCATGACGACCCACGGCGAGCTCGGTCGCGTGCTGGCGAGCATGAGCGGGCTCCTCGGCGTCCACCACGCCCGGCGCTGCGCGGACCTCGCATCGGCCGGGTCGGCCAGCCCGGGGGAGTCGTGGAGTGCGGTCGTCCTGGACACCTACGGCATGCCCCGCGCGGAGCGCCAGGTCGCGCTCCACGACGAGCGCGGCCTCATCGGCGTCGTGGACTTCCTGTGGTCCGGAGCGGCAGTGGTCGGGGAGTTCGACGGCCGGGTGAAGTACGGCCGCACCAACCCGTCCGGCCGTCCGCCCGAGGAGGTCCTGTGGGACGAGAAGGTCCGGGAGGACCGCCTCCGGTCGCGGGGATACGCCGTCGTGCGCTGGACGACGGCGGACCTGCGCGCGCCCGAGCACTGGATCACCCGGCTCCGGCGGTCGTTGGGCGCGTGA
- the infB gene encoding translation initiation factor IF-2, with translation MAKVRVYELAKELGVESKAIMAKLNELGEFVRSASSTIEPPVVRKLRDAYPAGSQEQAPRKAAPRPGPAALAAPSAPAAQAPAAPAAPAAPSTPAPEQAAPAAAAPERPAPAAPAAPAAPQTERPAASAPGPRPGPAAPAAPAAPAAPAAGPRPGARPGGPRPGNNPFAPSQGMPRQGGRPGGGAPRPGNNPFAPSQGMPRPGGTRGEGAGERPGGPRPAPAGAGGPRPNPGMMPGRTSVGRPGAGGAPGRPGGGGRPGGGGGFAGRPGGGGGAPAGGGGFAGRPGGGGRGAGRGSTQGAFGRAGGRPVRGRKSKRAKRQEFEQMQAPSLGGVQVPRGDGSTVVRLRHGSSLNDFADKIDANPASLVTVLFHLGEMATATQSLDEDTFGTLASELGYRIEMVSAEEEDRELLGSFDIDLEAELADEDDSQLTARPPVVTVMGHVDHGKTKLLDAIRSADVVAGEAGGITQHIGAYQIHTEHEGLERSITFIDTPGHEAFTAMRARGAQVTDIAILVVAADDGVMPQTIEALNHAQAAGVPIVVAVNKVDKEGANPAKIRQQLTEYNLVAEEYGGDTMFVDISALRRQGIDELLEAVLLTADAALDLRANADKDARGVAVEANLDKGRGAVATVLVQSGTLHVGDAIVAGTAYGRVRAMFDEHGGALTEATPARPVMVLGLTSVPRAGDTFLVAPDDRTARQIAEKREAAERAALLAKRRKRISLEDFTQALQQGKVETLNLVLKGDVSGAVEALEDALLKIDVGDEVELRVIHRGVGAVTQNDVNLATVDNAIILGFNVKYAERVEDLADREGVDVRFYSVIYQAIEDVEAALKGMLKPEYEEVQLGTAEVREVFRSSKFGNIAGSLVRSGTIRRNTKARVLRGGNVVADNLTIESLKRFKDDATEVREGYECGIGLGSYNDLQVDDVIETFEMREKPRS, from the coding sequence GTGGCAAAGGTCCGCGTCTACGAGCTCGCTAAGGAGCTCGGCGTCGAGAGCAAGGCCATCATGGCCAAGCTGAACGAGCTCGGTGAGTTCGTCCGGTCGGCTTCGTCGACCATCGAACCGCCCGTCGTGCGCAAGCTGCGCGACGCCTACCCCGCCGGCTCCCAGGAGCAGGCCCCCCGCAAGGCCGCCCCGCGCCCCGGGCCCGCAGCCCTCGCAGCGCCGTCGGCGCCCGCGGCCCAGGCACCCGCGGCCCCCGCCGCGCCTGCCGCCCCCTCGACCCCCGCACCGGAGCAGGCCGCGCCCGCCGCGGCTGCGCCCGAGCGTCCCGCGCCGGCGGCTCCGGCCGCCCCCGCTGCTCCGCAGACCGAGCGCCCGGCGGCCTCGGCCCCCGGCCCGCGTCCCGGTCCGGCGGCCCCCGCAGCACCCGCGGCTCCGGCCGCTCCCGCTGCGGGTCCGCGTCCCGGCGCACGCCCCGGCGGCCCCCGCCCGGGCAACAACCCCTTCGCCCCGAGCCAGGGCATGCCCCGCCAGGGCGGCCGTCCCGGCGGCGGCGCGCCGCGTCCGGGCAACAACCCGTTCGCGCCGAGCCAGGGCATGCCCCGTCCCGGTGGCACCCGCGGTGAGGGCGCCGGCGAGCGTCCCGGTGGTCCCCGTCCGGCTCCGGCCGGTGCCGGCGGCCCCCGCCCGAACCCCGGCATGATGCCGGGCCGCACGAGCGTCGGTCGCCCCGGCGCCGGCGGTGCCCCGGGGCGCCCCGGTGGCGGCGGTCGTCCCGGCGGTGGCGGCGGCTTCGCCGGTCGTCCCGGTGGCGGCGGCGGTGCGCCTGCGGGCGGCGGCGGCTTCGCCGGCCGTCCCGGCGGCGGTGGTCGCGGTGCCGGTCGTGGCAGCACGCAGGGTGCCTTCGGGCGCGCCGGCGGGCGGCCCGTGCGCGGACGGAAGTCGAAGCGCGCGAAGCGGCAGGAGTTCGAGCAGATGCAGGCCCCCTCGCTGGGTGGCGTGCAGGTTCCCCGCGGTGACGGCAGCACGGTCGTGCGCCTGCGCCACGGGTCGTCGCTCAACGACTTCGCCGACAAGATCGACGCCAACCCGGCGAGCCTCGTCACGGTCCTCTTCCACCTCGGTGAGATGGCGACCGCGACGCAGTCGCTCGACGAGGACACGTTCGGCACCCTCGCGTCCGAGCTCGGCTACCGCATCGAGATGGTGTCGGCCGAGGAGGAGGACCGCGAGCTGCTCGGGTCCTTCGACATCGACCTCGAGGCCGAGCTGGCCGACGAGGACGACTCGCAGCTCACGGCGCGTCCGCCGGTCGTCACGGTCATGGGCCACGTCGACCACGGAAAGACGAAGCTGCTCGACGCGATCCGGTCCGCCGACGTCGTCGCCGGCGAGGCGGGTGGCATCACCCAGCACATCGGCGCGTACCAGATCCACACCGAGCACGAGGGTCTGGAGCGGTCGATCACCTTCATCGACACCCCGGGTCACGAGGCGTTCACCGCCATGCGTGCGCGTGGGGCCCAGGTCACGGACATCGCGATCCTCGTGGTCGCGGCGGACGACGGCGTGATGCCGCAGACCATCGAGGCGCTCAACCACGCGCAGGCGGCCGGCGTGCCGATCGTCGTCGCGGTCAACAAGGTGGACAAGGAGGGGGCCAACCCCGCCAAGATCCGCCAGCAGCTCACCGAGTACAACCTCGTGGCCGAGGAGTACGGCGGCGACACGATGTTCGTCGACATCTCGGCGCTGCGCCGCCAGGGCATCGACGAGCTCCTCGAGGCCGTCCTGCTCACCGCCGACGCCGCGCTCGACCTGCGGGCGAACGCGGACAAGGACGCGCGCGGCGTGGCCGTCGAGGCCAACCTCGACAAGGGCCGCGGCGCCGTCGCGACCGTCCTGGTCCAGTCCGGCACGCTGCACGTCGGCGACGCGATCGTCGCCGGCACGGCGTACGGCCGCGTCCGTGCGATGTTCGACGAGCACGGCGGGGCGCTCACCGAGGCCACGCCGGCGCGTCCGGTCATGGTGCTCGGCCTGACGTCGGTGCCCCGCGCCGGCGACACCTTCCTGGTGGCGCCGGACGACCGCACCGCGCGTCAGATCGCCGAGAAGCGTGAGGCCGCCGAGCGCGCCGCCCTCCTGGCCAAGCGCCGCAAGCGCATCAGCCTCGAGGACTTCACGCAGGCGCTGCAGCAGGGCAAGGTCGAGACCCTCAACCTGGTCCTCAAGGGCGACGTCTCGGGTGCCGTCGAGGCCCTCGAGGACGCGCTGCTCAAGATCGACGTCGGCGACGAGGTCGAGCTGCGCGTCATCCACCGCGGCGTCGGTGCCGTGACGCAGAACGACGTGAACCTGGCGACGGTCGACAACGCGATCATCCTCGGCTTCAACGTCAAGTACGCCGAGCGGGTCGAGGACCTGGCCGACCGCGAGGGCGTCGACGTGCGCTTCTACTCGGTCATCTACCAGGCGATCGAGGACGTCGAGGCTGCGCTCAAGGGCATGCTCAAGCCCGAGTACGAGGAGGTCCAGCTCGGCACCGCGGAGGTGCGCGAGGTGTTCCGCTCGAGCAAGTTCGGCAACATCGCCGGGTCGCTCGTCCGGTCCGGGACCATCCGCCGCAACACCAAGGCGCGCGTCCTGCGCGGTGGCAACGTCGTGGCGGACAACCTCACGATCGAGTCGCTCAAGCGGTTCAAGGACGACGCGACCGAGGTCCGCGAGGGCTACGAGTGCGGTATCGGTCTCGGGTCGTACAACGACCTGCAGGTCGACGACGTCATCGAGACGTTCGAGATGCGCGAGAAGCCGCGCTCCTGA
- a CDS encoding Fpg/Nei family DNA glycosylase, with protein MPELPEIEALARFLTSRAGGRTVAGVEVGAISALKTFSSAPSELVGREVAGVGRHGKWLDLATVDGPHLLWHLSRAGWVRWYDEVPRTVLRPGKSPIALRVRLDDGAGFDLTEAGTRKRLAVHVVADPEQVEMVATLGVEPTSDEFTPERLGELLSARNQQLKGLLRDQRQIAGIGNAYSDEILHAAQMSPFALSRSLDAEDVALLHRTIREVLAGALDAASGRPAAELKDAKRRGMQVHGRTGETCPVCGDTVREVSFADSSLQYCPTCQTGGKPLADRRMSRLLR; from the coding sequence GTGCCCGAGCTGCCCGAGATCGAGGCCCTGGCCCGGTTCCTCACGTCGCGCGCCGGTGGTCGCACCGTCGCGGGCGTCGAGGTGGGCGCCATCAGCGCGCTGAAGACCTTCTCCTCGGCGCCGTCGGAGCTGGTGGGCCGGGAGGTCGCCGGGGTGGGCCGGCACGGCAAGTGGCTGGACCTGGCGACCGTCGACGGCCCGCACCTGCTGTGGCACCTCTCGCGCGCGGGCTGGGTCCGCTGGTACGACGAGGTGCCGCGCACGGTGCTCCGGCCCGGGAAGTCGCCGATCGCGCTCCGGGTGCGTCTCGACGACGGCGCGGGCTTCGACCTCACCGAGGCCGGGACCCGCAAGCGCCTCGCCGTCCACGTCGTCGCCGACCCCGAGCAGGTGGAGATGGTCGCGACCCTCGGCGTGGAGCCGACGTCGGACGAGTTCACGCCCGAGCGGCTGGGCGAGCTGCTCAGCGCGCGCAACCAGCAGCTCAAGGGCCTGCTGCGCGACCAGCGCCAGATCGCCGGCATCGGCAACGCGTACTCCGACGAGATCCTGCACGCCGCGCAGATGAGCCCCTTCGCGCTGAGCCGCTCGCTGGACGCCGAGGACGTCGCGCTGCTGCACCGCACGATCCGGGAGGTGCTCGCGGGCGCGCTGGACGCCGCGAGCGGGCGCCCCGCCGCGGAGCTCAAGGACGCCAAGCGGCGCGGCATGCAGGTGCACGGCCGGACCGGCGAGACCTGCCCCGTGTGCGGCGACACCGTCCGCGAGGTCTCGTTCGCGGACTCCTCCCTCCAGTACTGCCCCACGTGCCAGACGGGCGGCAAGCCCTTGGCCGACCGCCGCATGAGCCGCCTCCTCCGCTGA
- the nusA gene encoding transcription termination factor NusA encodes MDIDMTALRLVEHERDISLETLVSAIEQALLSAYHRTPGALEDARVEVDRRTGHVTVWARERLEAPSEPTAPEDGVGFATAPAPELGPEFDHTPDGFGRVATATARQVIVQRLRDAEDEQVLGAFRGTEGEVLAGVIQQGRDPRTVLVAVRGTEAVLPAHEQVPTERYVHGERLRAYVLDVSRGPKGPSITLSRTHPNLVRKLFELEVPEVADGSVEITAIAREAGHRTKMAVRTSVAGLNAKGACIGPMGARVRAVMSELHGEKIDIIDHSDDPAQFVGNALSPARVSSVTVVDLAARSARVVVPDYQLSLAIGKEGQNARLAAKLTGWRIDIRSDEGGDAAPQEGPADAAGTAPGDAGQESSGPGS; translated from the coding sequence ATGGACATCGACATGACGGCGCTGCGCCTGGTCGAGCACGAGCGCGACATCAGCCTGGAGACCCTGGTCTCCGCGATCGAGCAGGCGCTGCTCTCGGCCTACCACCGCACGCCCGGCGCCCTCGAGGACGCCCGGGTCGAGGTCGACCGGCGCACCGGGCACGTCACGGTCTGGGCCCGGGAGCGGCTCGAGGCGCCGAGCGAGCCGACCGCGCCCGAGGACGGCGTGGGCTTCGCGACCGCACCGGCGCCGGAGCTCGGACCGGAGTTCGACCACACGCCGGACGGCTTCGGCCGCGTCGCCACGGCCACCGCGCGCCAGGTCATCGTCCAGCGGCTGCGCGACGCCGAGGACGAGCAGGTGCTCGGCGCGTTCCGCGGGACCGAGGGGGAGGTCCTCGCGGGCGTCATCCAGCAGGGCCGCGACCCGCGCACCGTGCTCGTCGCCGTGCGCGGCACCGAGGCCGTGCTCCCGGCGCACGAGCAGGTTCCGACCGAGCGGTACGTCCACGGCGAGCGGCTGCGGGCGTACGTGCTCGACGTCTCCCGCGGTCCCAAGGGCCCGTCGATCACCCTCTCGCGGACCCACCCGAACCTCGTGCGCAAGCTCTTCGAGCTCGAGGTGCCGGAGGTCGCGGACGGCTCGGTCGAGATCACGGCCATCGCCCGCGAGGCGGGCCACCGCACCAAGATGGCGGTGCGGACCTCCGTCGCCGGCCTCAACGCCAAGGGCGCCTGCATCGGCCCGATGGGGGCCCGGGTGCGCGCGGTGATGTCCGAGCTGCACGGCGAGAAGATCGACATCATCGACCACAGCGACGACCCGGCCCAGTTCGTGGGCAACGCGCTGTCGCCGGCGCGCGTGTCCTCCGTCACGGTCGTCGACCTGGCGGCGCGCTCGGCGCGCGTCGTCGTGCCCGACTACCAGCTCTCGCTGGCCATCGGCAAGGAGGGCCAGAACGCCCGCCTGGCGGCCAAGCTCACCGGCTGGCGTATCGACATCCGCTCCGACGAGGGCGGCGACGCGGCGCCCCAGGAGGGCCCGGCGGACGCCGCCGGGACCGCCCCCGGCGACGCGGGGCAGGAGTCCTCGGGTCCCGGTTCGTGA
- the rimP gene encoding ribosome maturation factor RimP, with product MARHDPREANMVTPASSGPTPAQRVRQAVEPAVTAAGLVLEDVAVKPAGRRTVVRVVVDLDDDALGSLDLDTVGEVSRDVSAALDAADPVKGEYVLEVSTPGTDRPLTELRHFRRARTRLVRLTLRDGSVVTGRLAEADADGYVLDPAPDGVATRTTLAPADVVRGQVEVELTRLADTGHDAPHDPMNDDEEGDA from the coding sequence GTGGCCCGCCACGACCCACGGGAGGCGAACATGGTCACGCCCGCGAGCTCCGGGCCCACACCGGCTCAACGCGTCAGGCAGGCCGTCGAACCGGCCGTGACGGCCGCCGGCCTCGTCCTCGAGGACGTCGCCGTCAAGCCCGCGGGGCGCCGCACGGTGGTCCGCGTCGTCGTCGACCTGGACGACGACGCCCTCGGCAGCCTCGACCTGGACACCGTCGGCGAGGTCTCGCGCGACGTCTCCGCCGCGCTGGACGCCGCGGACCCCGTCAAGGGCGAGTACGTGCTGGAGGTCTCGACGCCCGGCACGGACCGGCCCCTGACCGAGCTGCGGCACTTCCGCCGCGCCCGCACGCGTCTCGTGCGGCTGACGCTGCGCGACGGCTCGGTCGTCACCGGACGCCTCGCGGAGGCTGACGCCGACGGCTACGTCCTCGACCCGGCGCCCGACGGCGTCGCGACGCGCACGACCCTCGCGCCCGCCGACGTCGTGCGCGGCCAGGTCGAGGTCGAGCTCACCCGGCTCGCCGACACCGGGCACGACGCACCGCACGACCCCATGAACGACGACGAGGAGGGCGACGCCTGA
- a CDS encoding DUF4439 domain-containing protein codes for MTRAPALPAPVTRPHRRTRPLVAVLAVVLVTILAGCGLRLETPAPVAPSPDAAESLRQRATADALAVQVLASAVATAATDPTVQALATTTGTASDAHVEALGGVYEPFPDATAAPESPETAEPSDDAAPSDDAEPSDDAAPSDDEPVTPDDASSAAPTAGATPPTPTAAELVALLDETAASARADAATTDDGGLARLLASIAVGRTLLADALAGPAAVTERPALELAPVEGLPAGVSAADVNDVVQSEDALGYAWEVAAARRSGDARAAAAAAARDHRERAETWATAAGVAATDSDPRRVAYGLPPALLDAASDPAAVDAELAGLQERLTASYASLVAQAAPQARTVLVDALLAAARATTALTGVVPAFPGLPEQLA; via the coding sequence ATGACCCGCGCCCCCGCCCTGCCGGCACCCGTGACCCGACCCCACCGGAGGACCCGGCCCCTGGTGGCGGTCCTCGCCGTGGTGCTCGTCACCATCCTCGCCGGCTGCGGCCTGCGCCTGGAGACCCCCGCGCCCGTGGCGCCCTCGCCCGACGCGGCCGAGTCCCTGCGCCAGCGCGCCACCGCCGACGCGCTCGCCGTGCAGGTCCTGGCGTCGGCGGTCGCCACGGCGGCGACGGACCCCACCGTCCAGGCCCTCGCCACGACCACCGGCACCGCGAGCGACGCGCACGTCGAGGCGCTCGGCGGCGTGTACGAGCCGTTCCCGGACGCGACCGCCGCGCCGGAGTCCCCTGAGACCGCCGAGCCCTCCGACGACGCAGCGCCCTCCGACGACGCCGAGCCCTCCGACGACGCAGCGCCCTCCGACGACGAGCCGGTCACCCCCGACGACGCCTCGTCGGCCGCCCCGACCGCGGGCGCCACCCCGCCCACGCCCACCGCTGCCGAGCTGGTGGCGCTGCTCGACGAGACAGCGGCGAGCGCGCGCGCCGACGCCGCCACGACGGACGACGGCGGGCTGGCCCGCCTGCTCGCCTCGATCGCCGTCGGCCGGACGCTGCTCGCCGACGCCCTCGCCGGGCCGGCGGCGGTCACCGAGCGGCCCGCGCTCGAGCTGGCACCCGTCGAGGGCCTGCCGGCCGGTGTCAGCGCCGCGGACGTGAACGACGTCGTCCAGTCCGAGGACGCCCTGGGCTACGCCTGGGAGGTCGCCGCCGCCCGCCGCTCGGGCGACGCGCGCGCCGCCGCGGCGGCCGCGGCCCGGGACCACCGCGAGCGCGCGGAGACGTGGGCGACCGCGGCGGGCGTCGCCGCGACGGACAGCGACCCCCGGCGCGTCGCCTACGGCCTGCCGCCCGCGCTGCTCGACGCCGCGAGCGACCCCGCCGCCGTCGACGCCGAGCTGGCGGGCCTCCAGGAGCGCCTCACGGCGTCGTACGCGTCGCTGGTCGCCCAGGCCGCCCCCCAGGCGCGGACCGTGCTCGTGGACGCCCTGCTCGCCGCGGCGCGCGCGACCACGGCGCTCACCGGCGTGGTGCCCGCCTTCCCCGGCCTGCCGGAGCAGCTCGCCTGA
- a CDS encoding GNAT family N-acetyltransferase encodes MVRGRADVRPAVVTDVDLRAAAALCALDPVATVLAASRIELALAAGSVRGGSALWGVERGGRLVALCWAGANVVPVCDPADDQALDAFAATALRQGRRCSSIVGPAGAVLGLWERLERSWGPARDVRAAQPSMVIDHPPLVAPDPRVRRGSPHELPLLLPACVQMFVEEVGYSPLLGSPGAYEARVRGLLEEGRSFVRLDEGPRGPEVAFKAELGAVSSGVAQVQGVWVPPDRRRQGLAAHGMAAVVQQTLSTVAPLVSLYVNDYNAPALATYERVGFRQVGTYATVLF; translated from the coding sequence ATGGTCCGAGGCCGCGCCGACGTGAGGCCCGCCGTGGTCACCGACGTCGACCTGCGCGCGGCCGCAGCGCTGTGCGCGCTCGACCCGGTGGCGACGGTGCTCGCGGCCTCGCGGATCGAGCTCGCGCTCGCCGCCGGGAGCGTGCGCGGCGGCTCGGCCCTGTGGGGCGTCGAGCGCGGCGGGCGGCTCGTCGCGCTGTGCTGGGCCGGCGCCAACGTCGTCCCGGTCTGCGACCCCGCCGACGACCAGGCCCTCGACGCCTTCGCCGCGACGGCGCTGCGCCAGGGGCGCCGGTGCTCGTCGATCGTCGGGCCGGCGGGCGCCGTGCTCGGGCTCTGGGAACGGCTCGAGCGCTCCTGGGGACCGGCGCGCGACGTCCGCGCCGCGCAGCCGTCCATGGTGATCGACCACCCGCCGCTCGTGGCGCCGGACCCCCGCGTGCGCCGCGGCAGCCCGCACGAGCTGCCGCTGCTCCTGCCCGCGTGCGTGCAGATGTTCGTCGAGGAGGTCGGCTACTCGCCCCTGCTGGGCAGCCCCGGCGCCTACGAGGCGCGCGTGCGCGGGCTGCTCGAGGAGGGCCGGTCCTTCGTCCGCCTCGACGAGGGCCCCCGCGGCCCGGAGGTGGCCTTCAAGGCCGAGCTCGGGGCCGTGAGCTCGGGCGTCGCGCAGGTGCAGGGCGTCTGGGTACCCCCCGACCGCCGCCGCCAGGGCCTCGCGGCGCACGGCATGGCCGCCGTCGTGCAGCAGACGCTGAGCACCGTCGCGCCGCTCGTCTCCCTGTACGTGAACGACTACAACGCCCCCGCACTGGCCACCTACGAGCGCGTGGGCTTCCGCCAGGTCGGCACCTACGCCACGGTCCTCTTCTAG
- a CDS encoding YlxR family protein gives MGCRQRGQRSVLLRVVRDDDGDLAVVDPGRCRSGRGAWLHPDPECLDLAERRRALPRALRTGPLDITPVREHLETLTSSSTERPAVPTPAVPPSFIEKESGLEADGHPMSTRR, from the coding sequence GTGGGGTGCCGGCAGCGGGGTCAACGGTCCGTCCTCCTGCGGGTGGTCCGGGATGACGACGGCGATCTCGCCGTGGTCGACCCGGGACGATGCAGGTCGGGCCGGGGCGCCTGGTTGCACCCCGACCCGGAGTGCCTCGACCTCGCCGAACGGCGTCGTGCTCTACCGCGTGCCCTGCGCACGGGACCGCTCGACATCACCCCGGTCCGCGAGCACCTCGAGACCCTCACCAGCAGCAGTACGGAAAGACCAGCAGTACCGACACCAGCAGTACCTCCGTCGTTCATCGAGAAGGAAAGCGGGTTGGAAGCCGATGGGCACCCGATGAGTACCCGGCGATGA